A window of Nicotiana tabacum cultivar K326 chromosome 24, ASM71507v2, whole genome shotgun sequence contains these coding sequences:
- the LOC142178013 gene encoding uncharacterized protein LOC142178013 yields the protein MSPASLAVSFFFLSIIFSSIFKRTFQMFPQSKIVNYIDFIVTHLKWAWNVVLFQSFSHSCNYNFTTTSEDAATTPHDHNNELRVRRFELDSGSNLDAVECAICLCKIEEGEEVRELRCDHLFHRVCLDRWMNCGRNMTCPLCRNHLKPNAVFFSELNHHQEVIHLEFLSGRSRDRCQWWLR from the coding sequence ATGAGTCCAGCTTCATTAGCCGTCTCCTTCTTCTTTCTTAGTATTATCTTCAGCTCCATCTTTAAAAGAACATTTCAAATGTTTCCTCAATCAAAAATAGTAAACTACATAGACTTTATTGTTACACATTTGAAATGGGCTTGGAATGTTGTCCTCTTTCAATCTTTCTCTCATTCTTGTAATTACAACTTCACTACCACTTCTGAAGATGCAGCTACAACACCTCATGATCATAATAATGAGCTTAGGGTAAGGCGTTTCGAGCTCGATTCGGGGTCTAATTTGGATGCAGTGGAATGTGCTATATGTTTGTGCAAGattgaagaaggagaagaagtaagAGAGTTGAGATGTGATCATCTTTTTCATAGGGTTTGTTTGGATAGGTGGATGAATTGTGGACGCAATATGACTTGCCCATTATGTAGAAATCATCTAAAGCCAAATGCAGTATTCTTCTCTGAGCTTAATCATCATCAAGAAGTGATCCATTTAGAGTTCTTGTCAGGGAGATCAAGAGATCGCTGTCAATGGTGGCTAAGATAA